The genomic DNA GAGTACCAGATCTGAAGGTTGACTCTCAACGAGCGtcaaaacagaatgaaagaaaaccagTTAAAAAGTAGAAGTCAGCCCCCGCCCGAGTCCAGGGGGTAGGGGGGAGGAGCATGCTAAGGAAGGCACACTGGGAATAAATGTTCCAGGTCTCCACAGCTCCTTCAGCTTGGGGCAAAGGAAGGAAGACTCTGTGGTGCTTGCCTCAACCCATCATTCTTTGTTCTCTTATGGGAGCTCCACTGCACACTAGAGCACTTTAAAGACAGGCTTGCCATCTTGGGCACCTGTCTCCACCCAGGTCTTGTAAGCGGGAGGGACACCTCTTCCCAGAGTGCTCCAGACAATTGATGGAGTAACACTGAGCTTGTGGAAAGGTGTGTGATGGAGAGTTACGGGCACCAGTGTTGGGGTGAGGAAGCTGGGGTGAGCCTTGCCACCTTCCAATAAAGTCATTTCCTGATCCCCACCCAGATCCCTTTATGTTTCAGTGAACTTAACCCCTGGCCCACCCTGCCATGCAGCTCTGCTCCTCCCACAAGGCCGCCCCAGCCCTTCCTTGCAGACCCAGGCATGGACACACCTAAACTTGTAaattcccttctttccctttaaTATGGGGGAGGCTGTCGGAAGGGCAGGGTTTGGGATGTAGTGTCCGGTGGGCTGGGTTTCAGGTGGCAGGCGTGGAGGTTGGAATCAGGCCTGGCTCAGTCTCACACATCCTTCCTCCATCCTATGTCCAGGACGGGGTTGGGGCATCAGTGGCGGGCAGATTCCCGACCAAACTTTACACCTCCACTGAGCCTGGCTGCCTcaggtgctgctggaggagctgGATGTTGTGCAGGAGTTTCTTCTGGTGGCCAGCCAGGGTGATGCCCAGACCCGGCAGGTCTCTGGTGGGGAAGGAGTGGATCAGACTTGGGCTTGGGCCAGCTCCTTGAATGTACACCCCAGATGTCCCCATTGCCTGGGGCCCAGGGTGCCCACCCTCCCCCCACGTCACCGCTTACTCCAGGCTGAGCTGAGCCACATCACTGAAGGTGGAAAGGCCAAATTTGGAGAAGTTGTCCTTGTAGCACTCTAGTCCAATGGCTGAAAGCCAGGCCTGGGGAGAGTCCAGGCAAGGAAAGGCCAAGGCCACGGGGTTCAGAAGAGCCTGGGAAGGCCTAAGGTGGGGAGGGGCAAGCAAAACAGGTTTCCTCTTCATCTGACTCTCTCTGCTCAGTTTTCCTTTTGGTTTACACCTACCCTCCCTGGCTTTCCCAGGCTCCAGCCCCAAGTTTCAGACCTGTCTCCGGAGCCCCCTTCAGCCTGTAGTGTGTCCGGCTTGCGGATCATCTTGTCAAATGCAGCCACAAGCTGGTCAAAGTGAGGCCGACGGGCACGGTCCTTCTGCCAAGTGTCTAGCATCAGTAGGTGTAGCCCAGTGGGGCACCCTGGAGGTGGGGGCAGCCGGAACTCTTGCTCGATGGCATTTAGTACCTGCAGGTCAAGAGGGGCATGTGGTGAGAAGCTGTCGCTAGTCGGGTGTTGACAAAGGGGGGCAGGAGGGGCTGAGTTCAGATGTAGCATGAGCTGGGATTGGGTGGGAACCACAAAAATTCAGGATGTTCCAGTCACAAGATCTTAGCACAGGAATGGCTCAGAAAAGGTGGGTTCAGGAAATGATAGCAAAGGTGAGATCAAAGTGGGAAAGTCAGCAAACAACCTCGTAGGTCAAGGTCACctcctgctcactcatgtcccAGTAGGGCCGCTCCCCGTAGCTCATCACTTCCCACATCAGGATCCCGAAGCTCCAGACATCACTGGCTGTAGTATATTTCCCGTGTGTGATGACCTCTGGGGCTGCCCAGCGAAGCAAGGAACTTGAACCCTGAAGGGGAGAACCAGAGATCAAACAGTAATAACTGTAGGAGAGCCACCTTCACTGGGCAACTTAGATGTCTGGGAGTCTTAATCCAGCATCTCATTCCATCCCCTTGACCATGCTGAAGAGTAGACACACAACCAAATGTGGAATCAAGGCTTCCAGACCACGAAACTGCATAGGTCATGGGGCTTGAGAGTGGAGGATTCAGGGATTTGAATACCACTGTGCTGACACTTCAGCCTGTGTGACCTCTGTACTGACAGCAAGTAGGAGCTGGTGCTAGTTTTACGGTTCTCTTGTCTTCCTGTGGTCCCTTGCTTTCCCTTGGTTCCTTCCATCTCTCAATTGCTCTAAGCCCGGGCTTCCCTCTCCTCGCTCCGTGATCGAGTCTCTAACCCCCAGGCACTATGATATCCCACTGGCAGCACCCATCCTGTATTCTAGCTTCCCCTCCAGTGTGCTGAAGAGCCCTGACCCtccaacaccccccacccccaactcaccTGAGGACTGTGGCCAAGCCGGGCCACCTTGCACACCAGGTGGCTGTTCACCAGTACACTCCGGGCAGAGAGTGCTCGATGCACAAAGGCAAAGCTGGACAGGTACTGCATGGCAGCGGCTACCCCCCGCTGCATGGCCACCAGCTGCAGGCTGCTGAACTGGCCCTCCCGCTGCTAAAGGGCAGAGGAGAGAGGCCATCAGCAGGGTAGACACACTGCAGACAAGTATCAGTGTAAGAGGGCGGCTGGGAGCAAATTTGGGAGTCAGAATGGCCTGAGAATGAGGGATGAAGACCACGATGGAGAATGGGGTGGAAAGGAGCAGAGGCACAAGGTTCTGCCTTCTGGAAAACACGAGAGTTCCAAGCTTTTCTCAACCCCAAGCCCCCCTTCACCCCCCTTCACCCTTAGCATAACTGACCCTAAGGAAGCTGTCCAGGGGACCAAGTTCCATGAGTTCAGTCAGCACCATGATGGGCCGGCTCTTGGTGACTACACCTTCTAGCCGCAGGATATTGGGGTGCTGGAATTGACCCAGCAGCGCTGCTCGGCCCAGAAAGGTCATCTTCAGGCTCTCAGCACCCCCTGCCCACAGGGCCTGGATAGCCACGGCTTGTTCCCGCCTTCCCCGGGGTTGCAGTCGGCCCCGACGCACCTCTCCAAAGGAACCTAGAAGAATAGATGGATAGAAGTCACAAAATGTTCAGCTGTGCTTGACAGGGATCACAAGGCCCACCCAGACACTCCTTGTCCCTCAAATACCTGCCCCAATGACTTCCTCAATCTTGATATATGTAGGGTCAACTTCTCGAGCAAGTTCTCTGATGGCCTGGCAGGGGTCCTCATAGGTGGAAGGGTCAATGTAATACTTTACTCCAAGCCCTGAAGAGTACAGTGTGTTATGAGGGTGTGCTGCCAACATGAGCACCCAAATACCCAAGTCACACCCTTACACTTCTGGAAGAGCCCCTTCCTCATCAGGCATGTACCTCGCTCCAAGCCCGCAACCCCAGTCAcaatccctcttcccttcccaaccTGGGCTGCTGTACTGCTGCAGTTGTTCGGTGTAGCCGGTCCCACGGCGCTTCCTGAGAGGCAAATCAACAGCCTAGGATGACACCTGTTTCTGTCTGCTTGTGTCTGCCCCAAACACCCTGGCCAAGTACACAACTTTCCAGCCCATGGCTCTGAGAACTGAGGGGATGCTACCATACCCTCCTTGCCACCTGAGCGATGAACTAGTAGAAAGATAGGCCAAGCGCTGAAGGGGTTCCTGGGGTGGTCAGGACTCGAGCGAGCGGTATGGGGGCAAATTGGGTAGGAGTGGCAGGGGTCTCACCGCTGGAAGATGACAGCCAGTACGGTGATGGCTGCCAGTAGAAGGAAGGCCAAGGCCCCCAGGATGGAACCAATCACCAAGGACAACCTCTCTGGAAGCTGGGAGGACAGCTCACCTGTGGGATCAGGGGCAGAATCACTGAGGGGAGATGGCCTTGTGGCAGAGTcacgggggggagggggggaggcaggttttctttgtgtctacACGCCTCCCCTGCCCTGGGACATCCACAGCACCACATCCACACACTGCACACGCACACTCAGCCACCTGAACATCCTTCCGATCCTCGGCAGGCAGGCAACAACTGTCCGCCTTGGTCCACACGGTGCGCATTCATACCTGCAAACCCACTGGTGCTCATTCACTGCCTCCGGCTTCACACACGAGCAGCCTCTAAAGTTAGGGGCCACCCACGGCATCCCCCTTCCCCAGAGACTCTGATCTGGAGGAATGATGGGTCAAGGTTTGTGGCTTAGACAGTCTTGGGACCCAAATGCTCATCCAGACTTCGGCTcaccttgaggcagggtctggaAATAGACTTTGCCCCCATAGGGGCCGTGACCGGCCGCGGTCCGTGCCCGCACCTGGAAGCCATAGATGTGGCCAGGGCTCAGCCTTGTCACAGTGGCAGTGTTAGTCTCGCTGGTCATGGTGAAGGAGTGGGACTCGTCTTCCGCCTAGAGACAACGGCCATTCACTCACTTTGTCCCTGCttcttctgtctgtcttcccctgTGACATCCCTGGTGCCTCCTGGCGCGCTCTCGGCGCTTCCCCTTGCCCCACTCTGTAGCAATGCTCTTGTAGGGTTGGGGTTGTGGGGGCTGAGAGCTCTAGTGAACCCTGCCGAGGCGCCTGACTCTCTGCCCACCTGGTCATAGTAGCGCAACTGGTAGTCGAGGATGTTCCCATTTGTCTGCTCAGGCTGCGGCCAGGACACTGTGATGCTGTTAGCTGCTCGGCTCACCTGGTGCATGACAGGGACTGCAGACGGGACTGAAGTGCAGGCAGAGAGGAGGGTtattgttgggggggggggagtctctGGGAGCAGCAGCAGCCGAGGGTGGAGAGGATGGACTTGAGAACGTGATGTCTGCTGCAAGCTGACTGGAAAGCAGGCATAGGGAAGAGGGGATCTGAGGAGCCGAAGCAAGCTGTCctcaaggagaaggaaaagggtgAGCTCACCTTCATGGCTGGTGCTGACATTGATGGCTGTTGCCTGGGGAGGGTCAGGGCTGAGCTCAGACACCCCATTGACAGCCTGCACTTCCAAGATGTATGGCACGCGTGCTCGgagccccccaactaacactcgaCTCTCAGTCAGGCCCCTCTGGCGGGGGTCGAAATGCACCTCATCCCTGCAGCGACGACATGTCCCCCCACTGCTGGACTCCCGGTGGCCTCCGCACTCCTTGCACACAACATTGAAGAGCAGGTCCCCTCGTCCACCCAGCTCCTGAGGCAAGCGCCAGTGCAGCATGAGTGCTGACCCTTGTACCTCAAACCAAAGCTCCCTGGGAGCAGATGGGGGGCCTGGAAGGGGTGAAGAAGGGTGGGGATTGTGGGGGGGGAgtggagaaagagggaagtgTAGGGGAAGAGACCAAAAAAGAATGCAAAGTCATTCCAAGTGAGCTCCAACGCCCTTTATCCCCATTATTAAATTAGGTCCCCCAAATCCTTGTCCATTCCCAGATTTAATGTATTGAGCTGAGACAAGGACTCACCAGTGCAAGGGGCCTCTGGTGGATCAGAACTGGCCCTGTAGAAGCCCTGGAGACACGGGCAAGCCGGGGCTGCAGGATCAGGAGAGTGGCTGCGAGCTGGACATGGTGAGCAAGGGGCATTGCCAGCTAGGGCCTTATAGGACCCCTCAGGGCAGGCTACAGAGCAAAGGTGAGAATGTGGTGTCATGTTTACTTCATCTTCCCACCCTGAGTTTCTAGTCACCTATACAAGGCATCGGCCATTCCCCAGAGCTGGTTCTTGGTCCTGAGACCCAGTCTCCACCTGCTGTCCCCTGGTGCACAGATCTAGTCAGTCAGGGGACAGAACTCATTTCCACTTATAAAAAGTGAGGTATGCAGGGGCTGGGGGCAGTGCAAGCACAGAAGTGGGTATCCCTGTAGTCATTCTTTTTAGCCTATCCAATACTACTTCCGACTTGCCTTTCAGCTACCAGCTCCGCGATGAAGCCTTCCCAGCCAGGTAGCTTAAGGGCACAGAAGAACCCACACAAGGCAACCTAAGAATGGAGCAACTTCTGCTGTGTTACTTCTTGGGTCCATGGCCTTAGGGTACAAAATATGGGGGGACTATGGAAAACTATCGCAATTTCTACAAATGACAGAGGACTTCCAATGAGCAATTCTGTATATTTCAGAAAgtaaactggggggggggggtggatccTTTCCTGAGATGGCCTAATTGAGATATTTCGTGGACAAAGCCACATTTGGAGtgttcaggagaaaaaaaaaatccaaggccAAGGGGGTGTGGGAAAGGCTCTCACCTTGGCAGAGCTTGTCTCCTCGAGCAGGCTGGTGTCCTGCCTGGCAGCGGCAACCTCCCACAGCGACCATCCACCTGCCTTCGCCATTGCAGTGTAGCCGTGGGGGGCTGCCCCCGGCCTGGCCTCCTACTCCATCCTCCTCTGGTTCTGCATGAGCTACACAGGTGCCCATAGCTGCCACCAGGGAGGCACCTCCTGCTCCACTGGCCTGAGTCTCGGGAAAGGAGGCAAAGGCACGCAGGACAGAGGGACAGGTGTAGGAGAAGAGCTTGACTGCTACAAGGGCCAGGCAGGCCCCTGTGTCCTGGAAGGCCACATAGAAGCCCCGCTGAGTGAGAGGGCCAAAGCTGCGCTCTTTCACATTGAGCTGAAGTCCCGCCCGCTGACCAGTCCTGTGGGGTCCCACGGcccatgaggaagaggaggaagaggaggaggccgGGAAGCTCTCATCTGCTGCAATTGTGTCCACTTTGGTCCAGCGTTTGAGGTGCCAGGCCGAAATGTTGTCGGGGCTGTCAGGCTCCTCGGCCTGCCGGTAGTAAAGAGTGAAGGTCTCCCGGCAGGTGCCCCCACTGACACCCAGGCTGGAGCAGGCTCGCACTGAGAAGTGAAGGCGGATGTGCGCCCTCTGGGCCCCTCGCCGTTCCACAAAGTGTGTCTGCAGCCAATTGTCCTGCCCAGCGCCTGGAGGAACCCCTGCCACGTGGCACGCTTCGAAGGTCCGAGTCAGCCGGCGCTGGTCATCTAGAACACTCACCTCGTCCCACTGCAAGGGGACCAGGGAAAACAATAACTGCCCAGTTTGCAGAGGGAGACGACAGTGGGATATTGCAGGGCTGTATGTGTTCCAGCAAAGCACTGAAATCCTGTTCCCCACAGAGTTTGGGGAGTCTGATCCCACAGCTTGTATCCAGGGTTCCCTCCCTCAACTCCACGTTCTAGGGAACAGTGAGGGCCAGAGGATGGGTTCAGAACCAAGGGTGGCACTCACCCCACCTGGCGGGTAGGTGAGCCAGCCAATCTCAGAGGTCTCTCCTGTGGTGTCCAGCAGCACTTCTGTTCAGACACAATGGGGATGGGCACATTGTGTAAAGCCTCCAGCTGGCCAGGCTACTCCCTCTCCATGGAAAACCAAATACTGTCCTTCCCGGATCCACTTAATTTGCCAGCAGGAGCTTAGTATCTGTGAGGATCATGAGTCTAAAATACTTGATACAAGTTCTGTTCACCCTCACCATACGCTCCCTTAACATCTTACTCTTTTTCTCCACCACCCCCCCCACTCAACTCTGCTGGCCCACAGGGCTCTCCCGCGCCCCCTCCTTCCTACCTTCCAGAGCCAGAACCGAGGGCCCCAGAACTAGGACCCACAGACTGCACACCATGCCCGCCACTCTGCTCCCCGACCCGGCAGTGTCCTCAGTAGCCATGGGGTGTCTTCAGCACTCCCACCATTGCCTCGGCTGCCACCCCACTCTGAGGTGTGGCTGCAGCTTTTGCAAGACCCTGGGTCTGCAGCCAAGCTTGCTTCCTAGGGAGAACACGGGAGGAAAAGAGGCAGAAAGCAGAAGTTGTTTTCATACAAGGTATAGGTGCCCATACTTCACCTAACACCTGCTCTACAGCCCTCAAAGAGTCCCTGAACCAACTGTGGGCAGAAGCTAGGAAGCACTGACTCAGCTGAGTCTGCCACACACATTCCATTTTCCTGTAGAGACGCATGCGCAGCCCCTCACCTCTACTCTTCCTGTGACTGTGTCTCAAGACCCTCATTCTCAGGCAGGCTGCACAGCAGAGTGCTAACCCAGTCTTACCCTTTTTGTCTGCAAAGAGTTACTCCAGTTTGTTCTCTTCATTTACTCTGCACCTTCCCCCGTCCGGCAGCCGACCTGTATGGTAGTTAAAAAGTCTCTGCTCATTTCAAGCAGGCAGGTAAGAAGCAGTTCCTCCATATGGAGGCATGGATTCTCACTAGGCCCCAGCAACCCTGCCCTGAATGCTCTAGACCGTTTCATGGAGACAGTGAAGCAAAAGGGACAAAGAAAGATGGCTGTAGGGTATAAAGGGAGGGGAGGTGGATGAACAGATGTAAAAAGAAAGCAGGCATAAGGACTCTGAAAGATAAATGAGGCCGTGTTAGAAAAGAGCTATGTAGGTCTGGCACTCATTCTGAACAAAGGTCCTCTTCCCCAAGGGGCATGTTTTCCCTGGTAGCTTCAGAAAACGAAGCACACAGTGAGAGCATATGGAAGGATGCTTCTTATTTGCTCATAATTGAAGGAAGGCATGTTGAAGCAACAGTGGCATGCCATTTGTTACAGAGGAGATGTTTGTGCCTTTACCATGAACTCATATGTTACGCTCCTAATCCCTTGTGATGATTTTAAGAGGTGGAGCCTTTGGGAGGTAATTATTAAGGAGGATTTACACAAATGGATTAGTGTTCTCAGAAGAGACTCCCCCCAAAGGATTCTCTCCACGTTGTGAAGTCACACTGAGTAGAGGACAGTCTGCAACAAAGAAGGTGGTCCTCAACACAATCCAGCCATGTTGGTACCCTGATCTCTGAACCTCTTCTGAATGGTGAGGAATGCACTTGCATTGCTAATTAGCTGTCGTTGCCCAGCTGATGGACCTTTATTGCTTAGGCTGAGATGAATAAAGCATTGCTTTAATCTATGAGATTGACGGCACAAAGTTGGACAAGATATGGTAAGGGTCTGTTCTCTATATTGTGCTGGTGATTTCATATTGTATATGGCATGCGGAAAATAACTGGCAATATCTGCCTAGTAACTTGGCATCTAGAAGTCCTTCGGGTATCATGAACTTGCATGTCCTCGTTTAAACAGGGCTGTTCATGAGACCGGGGGTAgggtgatgctggggattgaatccagctCTATCACCAAGCTTTGTCCTTAGCCACTACGAATTGTTGGTAAGGGAATAGACAGTAAAGTGACTGAACATCCATAGGAAGATGGTTGAGAAATTAACAGAAACACATCCTAAGCAACAAATATGAGCTGTTATGTAATAATGTGGAAATGATATCCAGGTGAAAGCAGTATGTGCAGAGTGGTATAAAGTACCATTCTGggttagctcagtggtagagcatttgcctagcatatgcgaggccctgggttcaatcccagcactagaaataaaaagcaaatagatacacatgcatatggaAAAATATTATGGGATGATACATAAAATTTGGtaagaaagaaagtgaaagagactgggaagatacTTTTATTGTCTTCTTAATTTTTATAGTAAAATAATCTCTTATAAGTATTACTTATCTTTTGAACTTAATGATGAATTAAGGTTTGCTTTTACAACTGTTGCTAATACCTGTTTAATAAAATGAATCAAGAGAGAGCTTATTCCCTTTGAGTGATTTCCAGGCTCTACCTAATATCCACGCCCCCTACAGGGAACTTGTGTAGCCATTAGGTACAGTTCTATGCTCAATAGTCTGCCAAGAGATGGCTGCTTCCAGGGCCATGGAGAAGAGCTCCACTGGTGGTGGCgctcttatttttctctgtaacttggtCTCATGAGGCACATGAAAAAGACTAGCATGATTCATTCATTTCTGTTGGAGGAAAAATGAACGGCATGTTGCTTACAATACTGAGAGAACTTAGAGGGAagaaaccaagcaagcaagcaaacaaacaaacagcaaaacccAAAGCCAACTGGAAGGGCAGCCTCATCCTGGCTGCATGTGGCCTGGTCATCCAATGACAGAAAAAGACATGTTTCCCAATGAATCCGAAGTTAAACTGAAACTACACTTGACTGTGGTTAACAGAAACACATAAGTTAATTCCTGCTCATCTGAGTGTCTTTTCTGGCAAAGGTGTTACGCGTGTGATAAGATAAAGCCTTTAGTGTCATTCCATGAAGCCATCCTAGAGGGACACTTTTTGTACACACCTGACAGCTGATGAGTAGCAATCAAGTAGCCAGAGAATTCTTCCCCTTATTACCACTAATGTCCTGTGTGTGTAATAGACAGTTTGCAAGGAGCATAGATTCTCTGAAAACATTGCTTTAAGTGATGTCAGGATCTCTCACAGATCAAGCAAATGCCCTAGAGAAGAACTTCAGAGCTTATGTAGCTGTCTTAAGTTTTGTAATGCTGGCTCCAGCATCAATATCTGCTTCGTGAACACCATGAAGTAATACACATTGGATGtggaacccccctccccccaaatcctAGAGCTTGTCAGAAGAGCCTAGGTTCCATCCAGAGCCACTGTGTTTGGGTACATAGTTATCAAGAGCAGAAGGTGCCAGAGGCTGGCTTTTAAACAGTGAAGGCGATTCCACTACGTGCCTAGAAGATACTCCTCAAAATAGTCTCCTTCAGGCAGAACATGAGTGGGTTCTGATTCTGTACAAAGAAGAAACAGTCAAGACTGAGCCTTCTTACACTTACAACTGGACAGTCAGAGAGAAGGGTTAATTAATATTTTGTTGATATTGTTAATAGAACTATTTgtttgaaagagaaaagcaagacagaaaaaaGTAACATAGCATCAGTTGTGCAATATGGAACATTCTAGAAGATGAAGAATGATAAACTAATTGCTTGGATAAGGCGTACTAGTGTAGAGCCTTAGTGTGCATCTTGATGACAACCTGTAGCTGGCCTATATCCAGATGATCCAGAAAATAGCAAAAGCAATGGTGAAATATGTTAAAGCCACACAACTCCCTTCATCAGGAATCCAAGAGAATAAAATGTAGACAGCGAATGTAGATTGCTATTTGagtgcttgctttttttcttgtttttttttttaattttactaagAGCAAAgacattctctttttaaaaaatgcttgacAATCTTACAGTATTCAGCAGTATATTCTGATGCTTGAAGTGAATCTTCAGATTCATACCCAGaatattaaagattaaaaatgagTGTATTCAGGGGGGAaaatgtt from Cricetulus griseus strain 17A/GY chromosome 1 unlocalized genomic scaffold, alternate assembly CriGri-PICRH-1.0 chr1_0, whole genome shotgun sequence includes the following:
- the Ephb6 gene encoding ephrin type-B receptor 6 isoform X2; translation: MATEDTAGSGSRVAGMVCSLWVLVLGPSVLALEEVLLDTTGETSEIGWLTYPPGGWDEVSVLDDQRRLTRTFEACHVAGVPPGAGQDNWLQTHFVERRGAQRAHIRLHFSVRACSSLGVSGGTCRETFTLYYRQAEEPDSPDNISAWHLKRWTKVDTIAADESFPASSSSSSSSWAVGPHRTGQRAGLQLNVKERSFGPLTQRGFYVAFQDTGACLALVAVKLFSYTCPSVLRAFASFPETQASGAGGASLVAAMGTCVAHAEPEEDGVGGQAGGSPPRLHCNGEGRWMVAVGGCRCQAGHQPARGDKLCQACPEGSYKALAGNAPCSPCPARSHSPDPAAPACPCLQGFYRASSDPPEAPCTGPPSAPRELWFEVQGSALMLHWRLPQELGGRGDLLFNVVCKECGGHRESSSGGTCRRCRDEVHFDPRQRGLTESRVLVGGLRARVPYILEVQAVNGVSELSPDPPQATAINVSTSHEVPSAVPVMHQVSRAANSITVSWPQPEQTNGNILDYQLRYYDQAEDESHSFTMTSETNTATVTRLSPGHIYGFQVRARTAAGHGPYGGKVYFQTLPQGELSSQLPERLSLVIGSILGALAFLLLAAITVLAVIFQRKRRGTGYTEQLQQYSSPGLGVKYYIDPSTYEDPCQAIRELAREVDPTYIKIEEVIGAGSFGEVRRGRLQPRGRREQAVAIQALWAGGAESLKMTFLGRAALLGQFQHPNILRLEGVVTKSRPIMVLTELMELGPLDSFLRQREGQFSSLQLVAMQRGVAAAMQYLSSFAFVHRALSARSVLVNSHLVCKVARLGHSPQGSSSLLRWAAPEVITHGKYTTASDVWSFGILMWEVMSYGERPYWDMSEQEVLNAIEQEFRLPPPPGCPTGLHLLMLDTWQKDRARRPHFDQLVAAFDKMIRKPDTLQAEGGSGDRPSQALLNPVALAFPCLDSPQAWLSAIGLECYKDNFSKFGLSTFSDVAQLSLEDLPGLGITLAGHQKKLLHNIQLLQQHLRQPGSVEV